One segment of Podarcis muralis chromosome 17, rPodMur119.hap1.1, whole genome shotgun sequence DNA contains the following:
- the LPAR5 gene encoding lysophosphatidic acid receptor 5, whose protein sequence is MSSANVTPVVICKDHSANHRLHLIGYSLIFTAGLLLNVAAIWIFLNYLKLKSVVSIYMLNLAASDLLFTISLPFRIYYYSMEQWPFREFLCQVSGSVFQINMYGSCLFLMCINLDRYVAIVHPLRWRHLRRPRLARIVCLVVWVLILVGSIPVAYVHKSTSCVKDRTTITLCFENFSEGLWQKELLPLIILAEILGFLLPLTSVSYCSVRIFQKLCQAGGMQSLRQRKTLRMLVVNLVIFIICFVPYNVVLAAYGLIKAQLIKTDVQMKDSVRQALVITVILASMNCTLDPLIYYFNTEGFRNTLNKLRKAQAWDSEMGTLQNRVTESKSYQATSAKRGFPVQTLILPYEGLPFVPPKIFLNSPIEDSEI, encoded by the coding sequence ATGTCATCGGCCAATGTCACCCCGGTCGTGATTTGCAAGGACCACAGTGCCAACCACCGTCTGCACCTGATCGGCTACAGCCTGATCTTCACCGCAGGTTTGCTGCTCAATGTGGCCGCTATCTGGATCTTCTTGAACTACCTGAAACTCAAGTCGGTGGTGAGCATCTACATGCTTAACTTGGCCGCGAGCGACCTCCTGTTCACCATTTCTTTGCCCTTCCGTATCTATTACTATTCCATGGAGCAGTGGCCCTTTAGAGAATTCCTCTGCCAGGTCTCGGGCTCTGTCTTCCAAATCAACATGTACGGTAGCTGCCTCTTCCTGATGTGCATCAACCTGGACCGCTACGTGGCAATTGTCCACCCCCTTCGCTGGCGCCACCTCCGGCGCCCCAGACTGGCTCGGATTGTCTGTCTTGTGGTCTGGGTGCTTATCCTGGTAGGCTCTATTCCCGTGGCTTATGTCCACAAATCCACTTCCTGTGTCAAAGACAGGACGACCATCACTCTTTGCTTCGAGAACTTCAGTGAGGGCCTGTGGCAGAAAGAGCTCCTCCCCTTGATCATCCTGGCGGAGATCCTTGGCTTTCTTCTGCCCCTGACCTCTGTTTCCTACTGCTCGGTCCGAATTTTCCAGAAACTGTGCCAGGCTGGTGGGATGCAGAGCCTGCGCCAACGGAAGACGCTTCGCATGCTAGTGGTCAACCTGGTCATCTTCATTATCTGCTTCGTGCCCTACAATGTCGTTCTGGCAGCGTATGGGCTGATAAAAGCCCAGCTGATCAAGACCGACGTGCAAATGAAGGATTCGGTACGGCAGGCCCTGGTCATCACGGTGATATTGGCCAGTATGAACTGCACTCTGGACCCCCTGATCTATTACTTCAACACAGAGGGCTTCCGAAACACTTTAAATAAACTGAGGAAGGCGCAAGCTTGGGACTCTGAAATGGGAACACTTCAGAATCGAGTAACGGAAAGTAAGTCCTACCAGGCAACGAGTGCCAAGCGAGGATTCCCGGTCCAAACGTTAATCCTCCCCTACGAGGGCTTGCCATTTGTACCCCCTAAAATATTTTTGAACAGCCCCATTGAAGATTCGGAAATataa